GGGCAGGGCCAAAGCCCGATGAGCCTGACTACATAGTGCAGCATCTAAATACCTTGGAAGCTGGTTTGTACGCGTCTTCTAGTTATATCAAGCGTATGGGGAGTCCCAGAACACTTGAAGCGTTACAAGCACATTACTTTGTCTCTGGTGTGGCCGGGTTTAATGCAAGAGTGCCATATTTCGCTTGGGTAGATGAGCATATTCCTGAGACGCAAGTGACGCTTAGGGTGTCTGAAACGTCAGACGCGTCGCGTGCCATAGTTAATGGTTTAGGTATTGGTGGGCTACAGCACGATGTAGCAAAACGTTACCCAGATTTACAGCCAGTGTTGCGTGATGAGTTAAAATGGTTAAGCCAAGTTTGGCTAGTTACCCATGTACTGGTTCACCGAACGGCCAAAGTACAGGCATTATGTGACGTGTTAAAGCGCCATTTTGCTAACCTGAACTG
This genomic interval from Pseudoalteromonas galatheae contains the following:
- a CDS encoding LysR family transcriptional regulator, translating into MMDKFTDWQDLKVAYMVAKLGTLSAAAEHLEIHHSTVLRRINSLEEALGTRLFHRHARGYQVTQAGEKLLTTASQIDERLMELSTSIVASDSQLRGKLLVTTVSGFMDMLSEPCLTFQQLHPQVQLEVILDQKRLRLDHGQAHVAVRAGPKPDEPDYIVQHLNTLEAGLYASSSYIKRMGSPRTLEALQAHYFVSGVAGFNARVPYFAWVDEHIPETQVTLRVSETSDASRAIVNGLGIGGLQHDVAKRYPDLQPVLRDELKWLSQVWLVTHVLVHRTAKVQALCDVLKRHFANLN